AACCGCCGGATTCCGTGATTGCTCAGGGCCGAAATGGTAACATACGCCGACGATTCCCACCTTCGAGGCTCGCGATGAAATACCGACTCGGCATCACGCTCTTGATCTCGGTTCTTACCGCCGTCGTCGCCGTCGGTGCATACGGGGTCGAAAGCAGCCCGCCTCCAGCAACCGTAAGCCAAGCGACCGCAGGCGCTGAGAAAAAGACCACGCCGGCAATCACAGGGCAATCGGCTGTCGCGATTCCTTTGTTAGCGGGAGCTTCGCCGGACAAACCGAGAGTCGTTTCTCAGACGAGCATCGAATATCTGGAAAGGATGCGGAAGCGAACGCCGTTCGGCACCAACGGCCTCGACCTCAAGGCGCTGCGCGCCGGCATGGGGGCTCGCCATGAACCGACGATCGAAAACGTCAAGCTTGTTCGCGTCAAGATCGGAGAGATTCCTTGCGAATGGGTTCTTGCACCCGGCGCCGATCCCGACTTGCGGCTCCTCTATCTCCACGGCGGCGGCTTCGTCTCCGGGTCGGGCGGGTTCTACCTTCCTCTCGCCGCTCACATTTCGGCCGCGGCTAAGTGCGCCGTCTTGCTGCCCGACTATCGCCTTGCCCCGGAACATCCGTTTCCTGCCGGGCTCGAAGATTGCGTGAGGAGCCACGACTGGATCGTCGAGAACGGCCCCACGGGCGCCGGCGTTGCGAAGGCGACATTCATCGCGGGCGATTCCGCCGGTGGCTGCCTCACGCTCGCGACGTTGCTCGCCTTGAAAGATCGAAAACGGCCGCTGCCGGCCGCTGCGATTCCGATCTCACCATGTACCGATTTCACGCTGCAAAGCGAGTCGTTGCGAACCGTTGTCGATCCCGTCATCAGCGCGACCTCGATGCCCTGGTTTCGCGATCTCTATCTGCCGACGACGACCGCTCGCGAGAATCCGCTCGCGTCCCCCCTCTATGGCGACTATCGCGGGATGCCGCCGCTGCTGATCCAAGTCGGCGAGCACGAGATGCTTCGCGACGATAGCGTTCGCGTAGCGCGCAAGATTCAAGCCGACGGAGCCACGGTCAAGCTCGAAGTGTGGCCGGGGATGTTTCATGTATTTCAAAGCCGCGAACCGCTACTTCCCGAAGCCAAAGAAGCCATCCAACATATCGCCGATTTCATAAAATCGACCACGCCCCGACGCCCGACGCCGTAACCCACCGAATGACGCTCGATTCGAGCACCACGCTCCTGCCTGTCGCATACCCGCCCTGTTCCACGCCCAATGGAGTTTGAGACGATGAAGAACCTCACCGGAATTTGCTTACTACTCGGTTTCGTTTTCGTGTCGCTAGGAGCCGCCACGCCGGCGCGCGAGGCAAACATCGCCGGCCTGCGCAAGCTCGGCTTCGTCCCTCAGTCTTCGACCATCCCGGGCGATCCGGTCAAACTCAAGATCACCGCGGCAACGCTCAAGCAACTCGAAAGCTTGATGAAGAAAGACAAAACGATCTACGTGGAAGAGAGCGGTGAAATCCAAGTTCGGTAAGTCGACGGCAACGACCCGCACGCCTTAGCTCGAAAGACCGGATCTTCTCGCGATCAATCGGCGCAGGCATGCGCGCGAACCACGTTCCAATCGACCTCGACGCCGAGTCCGGGCAAGTCGGGCACCGTGACCATCGGGCCGGCGATCTTGAGCGGATTCTTCACCACGGAAAACTCGTGGTAGATCGGCCCTAGCGCATCCCCGGGGAAGCGTTCGACGTTCATGTTCGGGCAGGCGACGATCAAGTGCCCCATCGCGGCGGTTCCGATATCGAGTTCCAAGTTCGAGCCGATCGTGCAAGCCACTCCGTGGCGGCCGGCGAACTCGATCATGCGCCGCGCGCGGCCGATGCCCCCTTGCTTGCCGGGATACACGTTGATGATGTCGCAGCACTCCTGACGAATCAGCTCTTGCGCATGCACCGGATCGAAACACATATCATCGGCCATCATCGTGCATTTCGTTTCGCGCCGTACGCGTGCGATGGCTTCGTAGTCGCCGTCGGGAGTCGGCTGCTCGACGACCGCTAATCTGCAATCGGCCAGGGCCTTGATCTTGCGGATGGCCGTCTCGGCCGACCAACCGCAATTGGCGTCGATATCCAAGGCAAGATCCAAGCCGATCACCTCACGAACCGCACGTACGCGAGCGAGATCATCGTCGCTCTCGCCGCCGACCTTGACCTTGATCGTGGTGAATCCGGCGGCGACCCGCTCGGCCGCGACTCGGCGGGCTTGTTCAAGCCCGTAAGCTCCCATCGAGAACCGACAGCGAAACGTTTGCGGCCGTGCCAAGCCGCCGAGCAGCAGGTAAACCGGCTTGCTTTCGATCTTGCCCCAGGCATCCCAACAGGCCATTTCGATCGCCGACTTGGCGAACCAATTGTGTTTACAAACGGCTCCCATCCGACGATCGATCTCGTCGACATCG
This window of the Planctomycetia bacterium genome carries:
- a CDS encoding alpha/beta hydrolase, producing MKYRLGITLLISVLTAVVAVGAYGVESSPPPATVSQATAGAEKKTTPAITGQSAVAIPLLAGASPDKPRVVSQTSIEYLERMRKRTPFGTNGLDLKALRAGMGARHEPTIENVKLVRVKIGEIPCEWVLAPGADPDLRLLYLHGGGFVSGSGGFYLPLAAHISAAAKCAVLLPDYRLAPEHPFPAGLEDCVRSHDWIVENGPTGAGVAKATFIAGDSAGGCLTLATLLALKDRKRPLPAAAIPISPCTDFTLQSESLRTVVDPVISATSMPWFRDLYLPTTTARENPLASPLYGDYRGMPPLLIQVGEHEMLRDDSVRVARKIQADGATVKLEVWPGMFHVFQSREPLLPEAKEAIQHIADFIKSTTPRRPTP
- a CDS encoding muconate cycloisomerase, giving the protein MPKIKTIETYPVRVPLTPERRMISSLGKHVVSEYVLVRVITDTGIEGVGEATATAVWSGETVWGCRAAIDRVLGPVVEGCEVSDVDEIDRRMGAVCKHNWFAKSAIEMACWDAWGKIESKPVYLLLGGLARPQTFRCRFSMGAYGLEQARRVAAERVAAGFTTIKVKVGGESDDDLARVRAVREVIGLDLALDIDANCGWSAETAIRKIKALADCRLAVVEQPTPDGDYEAIARVRRETKCTMMADDMCFDPVHAQELIRQECCDIINVYPGKQGGIGRARRMIEFAGRHGVACTIGSNLELDIGTAAMGHLIVACPNMNVERFPGDALGPIYHEFSVVKNPLKIAGPMVTVPDLPGLGVEVDWNVVRAHACAD